The following proteins come from a genomic window of Triticum aestivum cultivar Chinese Spring chromosome 6A, IWGSC CS RefSeq v2.1, whole genome shotgun sequence:
- the LOC123129405 gene encoding uncharacterized protein — RRVAPVPRPPRRGLQRAVGRGDQGRAQAAEGAHENCSATYANSGNPCLDFFFQVVPDTPPERVRSLLAAAWTHDALTALKLACNLRGVRGTGKSDKEGFYAAALWMHENHPRTLACNVDALAEFGYLKDFPELLFRLIHGADVRKVAKAGVEDDKVRRKAKALAQQREGLRARLAGRKRARELAPEPAKATFGDFLSAALSKFGKGKPVEVETAPVAVEEPKPEAMEVDPEKTAIKPRRMSKKVRKVAKLAVQSLETYYGDRAYRFLFDAVAEFFAALLASDLEQLAPKGKKRKIGLAAKWCPTPGSSFDRTTLLCEAIARRLFPRDSDPELAQLSDDHYTYQALRSLRREVLVPLRKVLELPEVYMRAQRWPELPYNRVASMAMRRYKFLFKKHDEARFDKYLEDVEDGKAKILAGALLPQEIAAAAYRGEDDNVSELQWRRMVDDLRSKGSLRNCISVYDVSGSMNGTPMEVCVALGVLTSELSEEPWAGKVITFSSTPEIHLIKGKTLAKKMAFVKRMQWNMSTNFQAVFDQILRTAVNARLAPEKMIRTVFVYSDMEFNEASGHSGGGYYGYGSRRSSGSWDTDYNVICKKFRDAGYGDVVRQIIFWNLRDSKSTPVTSTQPGVAMVSGFSKNFLKIFLQNDGVVNPEAIMMQAIAGDEYQKLTVYD, encoded by the coding sequence CGACGCGTCGCACCCGttcctcgacctcctcgacgcggcCTTCAACGCGCCGTTGGCCGAGGAGATCAAGGCCGCGCTCAAGCCGCGGAgggcgctcacgagaactgctccGCCACGTACGCCAACTCGGGCAACCCCTGCCTCGACTTCTTCTTCCAGGTCGTGCCCGACACGCCGCCCGAGCGCGTGCGCTCCCTGCTCGCCGCCGCCTGGACCCACGACGCGCTCACGGCGCTCAAGCTCGCCTGCAACCTCCGCGGCGTGCGCGGCACGGGCAAGTCGGACAAGGAGGGCTTCTACGCCGCGGCGCTCTGGATGCACGAGAACCACCCCAGGACGCTCGCCTGCAACGTCGACGCGCTCGCCGAGTTCGGCTACCTCAAGGACTTCCCCGAGCTGCTCTTCCGCCTCATCCACGGCGCCGACGTGCGCAAGGTTGCCAAGGCCGGAGTGGAGGACGACAAGGTGCGCAGGAAGGCCAAGGCCCTGGCCCAGCAGCGGGAGGGCCTCCGCGCCAGGCTTGCCGGCCGGAAGCGCGCCCGCGAGCTGGCGCCCGAGCCGGCCAAGGCCACCTTCGGCGACTTCCTCTCGGCCGCCCTCTCCAAGTTCGGCAAGGGCAAGCCCGTGGAGGTGGAGACCGCCCCTGTCGCGGTCGAGGAGCCAAAGCCGGAGGCGATGGAGGTTGATCCGGAGAAGACGGCGATCAAGCCGCGGCGGATGTCCAAGAAAGTCCGCAAGGTGGCCAAGCTCGCCGTGCAGTCGCTGGAGACGTACTACGGCGACCGCGCCTACCGATTCCTGTTTGACGCCGTCGCCGAGTTCTTCGCCGCGCTCCTTGCCTCGGACCTTGAGCAGCTGGCCCcaaaaggcaagaagaggaagatcgGGCTCGCCGCCAAGTGGTGCCCCACGCCGGGCTCGTCGTTTGACCGCACCACACTGCTCTGCGAGGCCATCGCCCGCCGCCTCTTCCCGCGCGACTCGGACCCTGAGCTCGCCCAGCTCTCGGATGACCACTACACGTACCAGGCCCTCCGCAGCCTCCGCCGCGAGGTGCTCGTGCCGCTGCGCAAGGTCCTGGAGCTCCCTGAGGTGTACATGAGAGCGcagcggtggccggagctgccCTACAACCGCGTGGCCTCGATGGCCATGCGGCGCTACAAGTTCCTTTTCAAGAAGCACGACGAGGCACGCTTCGACAAGTACCTCGAGGACGTGGAGGACGGCAAGGCCAAGATCTTGGCGGGTGCGCTCCTGCCGCAGGAGATCGCCGCGGCCGCCTACCGCGGCGAGGACGACAACGTGTCAGAGCTCCAGTGGCGCCGCATGGTGGACGACCTCCGCTCCAAGGGATCGCTGCGCAACTGCATCTCGGTCTATGACGTGTCCGGGAGCATGAACGGCACCCCGATGGAGGTGTGCGTTGCGCTGGGCGTGCTCACGTCGGAGCTCAGCGAGGAGCCATGGGCGGGCAAGGTGATCACCTTCAGCTCGACCCCCGAGATCCACCTGATCaagggcaagacccttgccaagaagATGGCCTTCGTTAAGCGCATGCAATGGAACATGAGCACCAACTTCCAGGCGGTGTTCGACCAGATCCTTCGCACGGCCGTGAACGCCCGGCTGGCGCCGGAGAAGATGATCAGGACCGTGTTCGTGTACAGCGACATGGAGTTCAATGAGGCGTCGGGGCACAGCGGGGGTGGATACTACGGATACGGATCGCGACGATCGTCCGGGTCCTGGGACACTGACTACAACGTGATCTGCAAGAAGTTCAGGGACGCGGGGTACGGCGATGTGGTGCGGCAGATCATCTTCTGGAACCTGCGCGACTCCAAGTCGACGCCGGTGACGTCGACGCAGCCGGGGGTGGCCATGGTGAGCGGCTTCTCCAAGAACTTCCTCAAGATCTTCCtgcagaacgacggcgtggtgaacCCCGAGGCCATCATGATGCAGGCCATCGCGGGCGACGAGTACCAGAAGCTGACCGTGTACGACTAG